One genomic region from Flexistipes sp. encodes:
- a CDS encoding anaerobic glycerol-3-phosphate dehydrogenase subunit C — protein sequence MPHLTNNIFDELLENIKGDVHVDKLRRSMVATDGSIYKVEPACVVYPKDEEDVRHALGFAYNYGLSVHSRGAGSGLCGSAIGKGLILDFSKYMNKLLKIDYENQYFECEPGYRFGELEEELKGSGLFFPPDPSSGEYATFGGMFGTNASGAHSVKYGNVSDYIEDAFFYLSDGSGYSLSKIRNTEIQELPDTFRKLAFLYENNKSIIHNNYPNVKYNVSGYNMRDLVNNKLDLSKLIAGSEGTLAVVTKMRFRLKKKPAFNSLIVAYFDDIVSSSKAVQQILPMKPSGIEIMDKSLLQIAKDNDETLRDKIPDGVDNVLLIEFDGNDKDKLENTSQQAQDMLRDESLTENIYLAITEEDKARFWAIRKAAVPILYKLKGKKKILALIEDAAVPTDKLVEYFEGVYAILKKNSLDFVVYGHIAKGLMHTRPLLNLKDPHDIDLLKNIADDFFSLINSLGGSISGEHGDGRIRTKYIKKQYPEIYELFHDVKHLFDESNLFNPEIKTHHDNNQISKFLRYGKDYRSEDLKNKLLMWPEQFVDEVEKCHGCSKCTTVTAATRMCPIYKFTRDEAASPKAKANILRMLISGSIDEESLYEKAFQHVIDHCVNCGSCYSECPSNVNIPKMSIEARGQYEKKFGSSLENKLIVNAELAGRTTRKFSKFIGFPMKLKAARKIGEIFTGVSAEREFITFPSKSLYERVSHKEGAGDIKVLYFAGCYASYIKPEIGEAAVKVLERMAVETIIPEQHCCGLPMLSKGMVRKAKNKIKANLEKWGKLLENVDYVVVTCSSCGLSLTQEWSYLVDDDTIDVIKDKFIHISDFINKFRSRLQLNETSKKIAYHMPCHLKIQKACNSSIDMLSSISGMQVEDLASHCCGIAGSWGISAKNYPLSVEIASPMINKLNTSEADYGVTDCPTCRMQMEHLSSKKIKHPVEVLSECLK from the coding sequence ATGCCGCACCTTACAAACAATATATTCGATGAGCTGCTGGAAAATATTAAAGGCGATGTCCATGTTGACAAACTGCGCAGAAGCATGGTGGCCACAGACGGCAGTATTTACAAAGTTGAGCCAGCATGTGTTGTATATCCTAAAGATGAGGAAGATGTCAGACATGCCCTTGGATTTGCCTATAATTACGGTTTATCAGTTCACTCCCGTGGAGCAGGAAGCGGGCTTTGCGGTTCCGCTATAGGGAAAGGGCTGATTCTGGATTTTTCAAAATACATGAATAAACTGCTCAAAATAGATTATGAAAATCAGTATTTTGAATGTGAGCCCGGCTATCGTTTCGGCGAACTGGAAGAGGAGTTAAAAGGAAGCGGTCTTTTTTTCCCACCTGATCCATCCAGCGGGGAATATGCCACTTTCGGAGGGATGTTCGGAACAAACGCCAGCGGAGCACATTCAGTAAAGTACGGCAATGTAAGCGATTATATTGAAGATGCCTTTTTTTATCTCAGTGACGGATCAGGTTATAGTCTGTCAAAAATCAGGAATACAGAGATCCAGGAACTCCCTGACACTTTCAGAAAACTGGCATTCTTATATGAAAACAACAAAAGTATTATACATAACAACTATCCCAACGTAAAATACAATGTTTCCGGTTACAACATGAGAGATCTTGTAAACAACAAACTTGATCTTTCAAAACTGATCGCAGGTTCGGAAGGCACTCTGGCAGTTGTTACCAAAATGCGGTTTCGCCTAAAGAAAAAACCTGCTTTCAACAGCCTGATCGTTGCTTATTTCGATGATATTGTGTCCTCATCAAAAGCCGTTCAGCAAATTCTCCCCATGAAACCCTCCGGCATTGAAATAATGGATAAATCCCTCCTTCAAATTGCAAAGGATAACGATGAGACACTTCGTGATAAAATCCCCGACGGAGTAGACAACGTTCTGCTGATTGAGTTTGACGGCAATGATAAAGATAAATTGGAAAACACTTCCCAACAGGCTCAGGACATGCTCCGAGACGAATCATTGACGGAAAATATCTATCTCGCCATTACCGAAGAGGATAAAGCCAGATTCTGGGCTATCAGAAAAGCGGCAGTGCCTATTCTGTACAAATTAAAGGGGAAGAAAAAAATTCTCGCCCTGATTGAGGATGCAGCCGTTCCTACGGACAAGCTGGTTGAATACTTTGAAGGCGTCTATGCTATTCTCAAAAAAAACAGTCTGGACTTTGTTGTTTACGGACATATTGCAAAAGGGCTGATGCACACCAGACCGCTTCTTAATTTGAAAGACCCCCATGATATTGATTTACTGAAAAATATAGCCGATGATTTTTTCTCTCTTATTAATTCCCTGGGAGGATCCATTTCAGGAGAACACGGAGACGGCAGAATAAGAACCAAATACATTAAAAAGCAGTACCCTGAGATTTATGAACTGTTTCACGATGTAAAACATTTATTTGATGAATCCAATCTGTTTAACCCCGAAATAAAAACACATCATGACAACAATCAAATTTCTAAATTTCTCCGGTACGGAAAGGACTACAGAAGCGAAGACTTGAAAAATAAACTCCTTATGTGGCCGGAGCAATTTGTGGATGAAGTTGAAAAATGTCACGGATGTTCCAAATGCACCACTGTCACCGCGGCTACAAGAATGTGCCCCATCTATAAATTCACAAGAGATGAAGCAGCATCGCCGAAAGCCAAAGCCAATATACTAAGAATGCTGATCAGCGGTTCAATAGATGAGGAAAGTCTGTATGAAAAAGCTTTTCAACACGTAATCGATCATTGTGTCAACTGCGGAAGTTGTTACAGCGAATGCCCCTCCAATGTTAACATACCAAAAATGTCCATTGAGGCCAGAGGACAGTATGAAAAGAAATTTGGCTCTTCCCTGGAAAACAAACTTATTGTCAATGCCGAACTGGCCGGCCGTACAACGAGAAAATTCTCAAAATTTATTGGCTTCCCCATGAAATTGAAAGCTGCAAGAAAAATCGGGGAAATTTTCACCGGTGTCAGTGCAGAAAGGGAATTCATCACCTTTCCTTCAAAATCATTGTACGAAAGGGTTTCTCATAAAGAAGGTGCAGGAGATATTAAAGTACTTTACTTTGCCGGATGTTACGCATCCTATATTAAACCTGAAATAGGAGAAGCAGCGGTAAAAGTTTTGGAAAGAATGGCAGTTGAAACGATAATACCGGAACAGCACTGCTGCGGATTACCCATGCTTTCGAAAGGGATGGTAAGAAAGGCAAAAAACAAGATAAAAGCCAATCTAGAAAAATGGGGAAAACTGCTTGAAAATGTGGATTACGTAGTGGTAACATGCTCCTCCTGTGGATTAAGTCTCACACAGGAATGGAGCTATCTTGTTGATGATGATACAATAGATGTGATAAAAGATAAATTTATTCACATCAGTGATTTTATAAACAAGTTCCGCTCAAGATTGCAGCTTAATGAAACAAGTAAGAAGATAGCATATCATATGCCCTGTCATCTCAAAATTCAGAAAGCCTGCAACAGCTCAATAGATATGCTCTCCTCAATAAGCGGGATGCAGGTGGAAGATTTGGCAAGCCACTGCTGCGGGATAGCCGGAAGCTGGGGGATTTCTGCAAAAAATTACCCCCTGAGTGTGGAAATTGCCTCCCCAATGATAAACAAACTGAATACTTCTGAGGCTGATTACGGCGTAACAGACTGCCCTACCTGCAGAATGCAGATGGAGCATTTAAGCTCTAAAAAAATAAAACATCCGGTGGAAGTGCTGTCAGAATGTTTAAAATAA
- a CDS encoding aldehyde dehydrogenase family protein produces MAETWKTYVDGRWVDTGEQIDVIDKYSGEVFAKVPKCDRDMVEEAILSAKSAFADFKKYPAHKRAEVLEKAYLKILDRQDEIAETICKEAGKAWKYSLNEVLRGAETFKFAAEEAKRIHGETIPLDASKFGENRRGYYYREPLGVVGAITPFNFPLNLVGHKVAPAIAAGNSVVLKPASTTPVTSLILAEILEDCGLPKGVFNVVIGSGSVVGDMIVTHPECKKISFTGSPEVGDQITKKAGIKKVTLELGNNSATIIDEDADLKKAAARCAASAFANSGQVCISLQRIYVHKNVLKQFEELFVEEVNKLKFGNPLEKDCDVGPMIEESEAERAETWVKEAVKEGAQVIAGGKREGRMLEPTVLTNVTDEMKVMCMEVFAPVVSIVSFDDYYEAVKLVENSDYGLQAGIYTNNIKKAYYAIDNLDVGGVMINDTSIFRVDHMPYGGNKMSGIGREGVKFAIEDMTNIKMVVFNIG; encoded by the coding sequence ATGGCTGAAACATGGAAAACATATGTAGACGGAAGATGGGTTGATACCGGTGAGCAGATTGATGTGATTGACAAATACAGCGGAGAGGTTTTCGCCAAAGTTCCAAAATGTGACAGGGATATGGTTGAAGAAGCAATTTTAAGTGCAAAATCAGCTTTCGCGGATTTTAAAAAATATCCGGCTCATAAAAGGGCGGAAGTGCTTGAAAAAGCTTATTTGAAAATTCTGGACAGACAGGATGAAATAGCTGAAACAATATGCAAAGAAGCGGGAAAAGCATGGAAATATTCACTCAATGAGGTTTTAAGAGGAGCCGAAACGTTCAAATTTGCTGCTGAAGAGGCAAAACGGATACATGGAGAAACAATCCCGCTGGATGCCAGCAAGTTCGGTGAAAATCGCAGAGGATATTATTACAGAGAGCCTCTGGGAGTTGTAGGGGCAATTACACCGTTTAATTTTCCGCTGAATCTTGTCGGGCATAAAGTGGCACCGGCAATAGCGGCTGGTAACAGTGTTGTGTTAAAACCTGCTTCAACAACACCTGTAACATCTCTTATTCTGGCTGAAATTCTTGAAGACTGCGGACTGCCAAAAGGTGTGTTTAATGTTGTAATCGGTTCCGGCTCTGTGGTGGGGGATATGATAGTAACACATCCGGAGTGTAAAAAAATAAGTTTTACCGGATCACCTGAAGTTGGTGATCAGATTACCAAGAAGGCCGGTATTAAGAAAGTCACACTTGAGCTTGGCAACAACTCTGCCACAATAATTGATGAAGACGCTGATTTAAAAAAGGCTGCGGCAAGATGTGCAGCCAGTGCTTTTGCAAATTCCGGCCAGGTTTGTATTTCACTGCAAAGAATATATGTCCACAAAAATGTTTTAAAGCAGTTTGAAGAGCTTTTCGTTGAAGAAGTTAATAAGCTTAAATTCGGTAATCCGCTGGAGAAAGATTGTGATGTAGGACCCATGATTGAAGAGAGTGAAGCTGAAAGAGCTGAAACATGGGTTAAAGAGGCTGTAAAAGAAGGAGCGCAGGTTATCGCCGGGGGTAAAAGAGAAGGCCGGATGCTGGAACCAACAGTACTGACAAATGTAACTGATGAAATGAAAGTTATGTGTATGGAGGTATTTGCTCCGGTTGTTTCAATAGTAAGTTTTGACGATTATTATGAAGCTGTCAAATTGGTTGAAAATTCAGACTACGGACTTCAGGCAGGGATTTACACTAATAATATCAAAAAAGCATACTACGCCATAGATAACCTGGATGTTGGCGGTGTTATGATAAATGATACCTCTATATTCAGGGTGGATCATATGCCTTATGGCGGCAATAAAATGAGCGGTATCGGCAGAGAAGGGGTTAAGTTTGCCATTGAAGATATGACCAATATAAAAATGGTAGTATTTAATATAGGCTGA
- a CDS encoding NRDE family protein gives MCFIVFSFKAHNKYKLIFCANRDEFYNRKTEKLHYWCSNSFKKHENNRILAGSDLQSGGTWLGVTKSGRFAALTNFREGTVKDPKKTSRGLIVKNFLQGNDDPVSYAKQLDLKKNRYEGFNLLFGSNNKLYYFSNRANGLLPISEGIYGLSNATLDTPWPKINRGKRLFKGIISREDVQVESLFEMLRDDKKPEKRELPFTGISEEFEKELSPIFVRINGYGTRSSSVILIDYNDNVEFYEKNYDSSGKEVNNSYYTFQII, from the coding sequence ATGTGTTTTATCGTATTCAGCTTTAAAGCGCACAATAAATATAAGCTGATTTTCTGTGCCAACAGGGATGAATTTTATAATCGAAAGACAGAAAAACTTCATTACTGGTGCTCAAATTCATTTAAAAAGCATGAAAATAACAGGATTTTGGCTGGAAGTGATTTGCAGAGCGGCGGGACATGGCTCGGTGTTACAAAATCCGGGCGTTTTGCCGCTCTTACAAATTTCAGGGAAGGTACTGTAAAAGATCCGAAAAAAACATCCCGCGGCCTCATAGTAAAAAATTTTCTGCAGGGGAATGATGACCCTGTAAGTTACGCCAAACAACTTGATTTAAAGAAAAATCGGTATGAAGGTTTTAATCTTTTATTCGGCAGCAATAATAAACTGTATTACTTCAGCAACAGAGCTAACGGTCTTCTGCCGATCTCAGAAGGCATTTATGGTTTAAGCAATGCTACCCTGGATACCCCCTGGCCTAAGATAAACAGGGGAAAAAGACTTTTTAAAGGAATTATTTCACGTGAGGATGTGCAGGTTGAAAGCCTTTTTGAAATGCTCCGTGATGACAAAAAACCTGAGAAGAGGGAGCTTCCTTTTACCGGTATCTCTGAGGAGTTTGAAAAAGAGTTATCACCTATTTTTGTGAGAATAAACGGTTACGGTACTCGCTCATCAAGTGTGATTCTCATAGATTACAATGATAATGTTGAGTTTTATGAAAAAAATTACGACAGTTCAGGAAAAGAAGTCAATAACTCATATTATACCTTTCAAATCATCTGA
- the gdhA gene encoding NADP-specific glutamate dehydrogenase gives MTEKAKKQIEEIYQQVIARNPGENEFHQAVKEVLDSLGPVLVKYPHYAEHKIIERICEPERQIIFRVPWEDDRGEIHINRGFRVEFNSALGPYKGGLRFHESVYLGVIKFLGFEQIFKNALTGLPIGGGKGGSDFNPKGKSDSEVMRFCQSFMTELSRHIGEKTDVPAGDIGVGSREIGYLFGQYKRMSNTYESGVLTGKGLAWGGSKVRKEATGYGAVYFVDEMLKARNDSFEGKTCVVSGSGNVAIYTAEKIHQLGGKVVALSDSGGVIYHEKGIDLDLVKQLKEVERRRIKDYCNYHKDAEYKPNGNVWEVPCQVAMPSATENELDGKDAETLVKNGCIAVGEGANMPTTPEGIKVFQEARIAYGPGKAANAGGVATSALEMQQNASRDSWSFSYTEERLHNIMINIHRDCLEAAQEFNASNDYVTGANIAGFKKVADAMIALGLI, from the coding sequence ATGACAGAAAAAGCAAAGAAACAGATTGAGGAAATTTATCAGCAGGTAATCGCCAGGAACCCAGGCGAAAACGAATTTCATCAGGCGGTTAAGGAAGTTTTGGACTCACTTGGCCCTGTCTTGGTAAAATACCCCCATTATGCAGAGCATAAAATTATTGAGCGGATATGTGAGCCTGAAAGACAGATTATTTTCAGGGTTCCCTGGGAAGATGACAGAGGGGAAATCCATATTAACAGAGGTTTCAGAGTGGAGTTTAACAGTGCATTAGGACCTTATAAAGGCGGTCTTAGATTTCATGAATCCGTTTATCTTGGTGTGATTAAGTTTCTCGGTTTTGAGCAGATTTTTAAAAATGCTCTCACCGGTCTTCCTATCGGCGGTGGAAAAGGGGGCTCCGATTTTAACCCTAAAGGTAAATCTGACAGTGAAGTTATGAGATTCTGCCAGAGTTTCATGACAGAGCTTTCCAGACATATTGGTGAAAAAACTGATGTCCCGGCCGGAGATATTGGTGTGGGCAGCAGAGAAATCGGCTACCTTTTCGGTCAATACAAGCGTATGAGCAATACCTATGAATCAGGCGTTTTAACAGGCAAAGGTTTGGCCTGGGGAGGCTCAAAGGTTAGAAAAGAAGCCACCGGTTACGGTGCCGTTTATTTCGTTGATGAAATGCTAAAAGCCAGAAATGACAGTTTTGAGGGCAAAACATGTGTTGTGTCAGGCTCCGGTAATGTTGCTATATATACTGCTGAAAAAATCCATCAGCTCGGCGGAAAAGTAGTGGCACTGTCTGATTCAGGCGGAGTAATCTATCATGAAAAGGGAATAGATCTCGATCTTGTGAAACAGCTTAAAGAAGTTGAAAGGCGTAGAATAAAGGATTATTGTAATTATCATAAAGATGCTGAATACAAGCCGAACGGAAATGTTTGGGAAGTACCTTGTCAGGTTGCCATGCCTTCAGCAACTGAAAACGAGCTGGACGGCAAGGATGCAGAAACCCTTGTTAAAAACGGATGTATTGCTGTGGGCGAGGGAGCCAACATGCCGACAACACCTGAAGGTATAAAAGTTTTTCAGGAAGCCAGGATTGCTTACGGACCCGGAAAAGCTGCTAATGCCGGTGGTGTTGCAACTTCTGCTCTTGAAATGCAGCAAAATGCCAGCAGGGATTCCTGGTCTTTCAGTTATACAGAAGAAAGACTCCACAATATAATGATTAATATCCATCGTGATTGTCTTGAAGCCGCACAGGAGTTCAACGCTTCAAATGATTATGTAACCGGGGCAAATATAGCAGGATTTAAAAAGGTTGCTGATGCTATGATTGCGCTGGGATTGATTTAA
- a CDS encoding PEP/pyruvate-binding domain-containing protein yields MTDKTPVSSGISGLDTILNNLIKGDNVVWLSPSIKDYSRFVAPFVKQAVHDKRKIVYFRFASHENLIPEECRSYVDEHKLEAGVGFESFTKEVYSEVERHGKSVFYVFDSLSDLLYEWVTDAAISNFFMVICPFLYKLDTVAYFAILKHYHSFETISKIRKTAQVLIEVFNREGTHYVHPHKVFGKNSPTMFLPHECRDEENFIPIDNSYLATKLSTTLCAVNRSILNRRLDSWDRIFMEAEKFEQGSGNRSESEIVNRIIKALMGRDEKILSLVKKHFTINDLLEIKNRMIGTGFIGGKAVGMLLARKILYNTNPGKWEEQLEPHDSFYIGSDIFYTFIIYNGWWDIFMEQKTDEGYFSAAKRLEELIMQGDFPEDVKDEFHEMLDHFGQYPFIIRSSSLLEDGFGNAFAGKYESFFCPIQGTRDERFEDFIYSLKKIYASAMSEDALSYRIERGLKYEDEVMALLVQRVSGSYHGYYYYPHVAGVGLSYNTYVWSKDIDPDAGMLRIVMGLGTRAVNRIEGDYARIVALNNPSLVPLSDKDNMFKYAQKDLDVLDVRSSGKHMVSFYMLDKENIPFDLNWIAERDFDTMRRLADSGGKPKDIWVLTFNRLLKSEFPAIMSDMMNTVEDEYECPVDIEFTLGFLDSESYVINLVQCRPLQANASDAKNIKVKKSAGDKILIETEGNFMGGNVCDYIRRVIYIDPTKYSTLSTTDKHEVARKIGEINRQMTGKKKFYTLVLGPGRWGTTSPELGIPVSFSDINNMYGLGEIEYEAGGLMPELSFGTHFFQDIVESNIFYLAVFARKDGGFIDSEYFKETYSVTKELVDVSETVEETLIVIDFPKKTLYLTSNIKTQKLRLFIKHSS; encoded by the coding sequence TTGACTGATAAAACGCCGGTCAGTTCGGGAATATCCGGCCTTGACACTATATTAAACAATTTGATAAAAGGCGATAATGTTGTTTGGCTTTCCCCGTCCATTAAAGATTACAGCAGATTTGTTGCTCCTTTTGTAAAACAGGCTGTTCACGATAAACGTAAAATAGTGTATTTTCGTTTTGCCTCACATGAAAACCTGATTCCTGAAGAATGCCGTTCATATGTTGACGAGCATAAACTGGAAGCCGGTGTGGGTTTTGAGTCTTTCACCAAAGAGGTTTATTCGGAGGTCGAAAGACATGGTAAGAGTGTGTTTTATGTGTTTGATTCACTATCCGACCTTTTGTATGAATGGGTTACGGATGCTGCAATATCAAATTTTTTCATGGTTATATGCCCGTTTTTATACAAACTTGACACAGTTGCATATTTTGCGATTCTGAAACATTACCATTCTTTTGAGACAATCTCCAAAATCAGGAAGACAGCACAGGTTTTAATAGAGGTATTTAACAGGGAAGGGACCCATTATGTACACCCGCATAAAGTGTTCGGTAAAAACAGTCCCACTATGTTCCTCCCTCATGAATGCAGGGATGAAGAAAATTTTATCCCCATTGACAACAGTTACCTGGCCACTAAACTTTCTACCACCCTTTGTGCGGTTAACAGATCAATTCTAAACAGAAGACTTGATTCCTGGGACAGAATTTTTATGGAAGCGGAGAAGTTTGAACAGGGCAGTGGGAATCGGAGTGAATCTGAAATTGTTAACAGGATTATAAAAGCACTGATGGGCAGAGATGAAAAGATACTTTCATTGGTTAAAAAACATTTTACTATCAATGACCTGCTGGAAATTAAAAACAGGATGATAGGTACCGGGTTTATCGGGGGGAAAGCTGTCGGAATGCTCCTTGCACGTAAAATACTTTATAACACCAATCCCGGAAAATGGGAAGAGCAACTGGAGCCCCACGATTCATTTTATATCGGATCGGACATTTTTTATACATTTATAATATATAACGGCTGGTGGGATATCTTCATGGAACAGAAAACAGATGAAGGATATTTCAGCGCCGCCAAAAGACTGGAAGAGCTTATTATGCAGGGGGATTTTCCTGAAGATGTGAAGGATGAGTTTCACGAAATGCTTGACCATTTTGGGCAGTATCCTTTTATAATACGCTCCAGCAGTCTTCTTGAAGATGGATTCGGAAATGCTTTTGCCGGAAAATATGAGAGCTTTTTCTGCCCCATTCAGGGAACAAGGGATGAGCGTTTTGAAGATTTTATTTATTCTCTTAAAAAGATATATGCCAGTGCGATGAGTGAGGATGCCCTGAGTTACCGTATCGAAAGGGGGCTAAAATATGAAGATGAAGTGATGGCTCTGCTTGTTCAACGGGTTTCGGGCAGCTACCACGGCTATTACTATTACCCTCATGTTGCCGGTGTGGGGTTGTCTTATAACACTTATGTCTGGAGTAAAGATATAGATCCGGATGCCGGAATGCTGAGGATTGTAATGGGGTTGGGTACACGGGCCGTAAACAGGATAGAGGGGGATTATGCACGTATTGTGGCGCTTAACAACCCTTCGCTTGTTCCCCTTTCGGATAAAGATAATATGTTTAAATATGCCCAGAAAGATCTTGATGTGCTGGATGTCAGAAGCAGCGGCAAGCATATGGTTTCATTTTATATGCTGGATAAAGAAAACATACCTTTTGACCTGAACTGGATTGCCGAAAGGGATTTCGATACAATGCGAAGGCTGGCCGATTCCGGCGGGAAACCCAAAGATATATGGGTATTAACCTTTAACAGACTCTTAAAGAGTGAATTTCCCGCAATTATGTCGGATATGATGAATACTGTTGAAGATGAATATGAGTGCCCCGTTGATATAGAATTCACCCTTGGTTTTCTGGACAGCGAATCGTATGTAATCAATCTGGTTCAGTGCAGACCTCTTCAGGCAAATGCATCGGATGCCAAAAATATCAAAGTGAAAAAATCCGCCGGGGATAAAATTCTCATAGAAACGGAAGGAAATTTTATGGGTGGTAATGTCTGTGATTATATCAGAAGAGTCATATACATAGACCCCACCAAATACTCTACATTGAGCACAACGGATAAACATGAGGTAGCCAGAAAAATAGGTGAAATAAACAGACAGATGACCGGCAAGAAAAAATTCTACACTCTTGTTCTGGGCCCCGGAAGATGGGGAACCACCTCACCGGAGCTGGGGATACCTGTGAGTTTTTCCGATATAAACAATATGTACGGACTGGGCGAAATCGAATATGAAGCCGGAGGACTCATGCCAGAATTATCCTTTGGAACACATTTTTTCCAGGATATTGTCGAATCCAATATATTCTATCTTGCTGTTTTTGCCAGGAAAGACGGTGGTTTTATAGATTCTGAATATTTTAAAGAGACCTACTCTGTTACAAAGGAATTGGTGGATGTTTCTGAAACAGTTGAAGAGACGCTTATTGTAATAGATTTTCCTAAAAAGACACTATATTTAACGTCTAATATCAAAACCCAAAAATTGAGACTTTTTATAAAGCACAGCAGCTAA
- a CDS encoding amino acid ABC transporter ATP-binding protein yields the protein MIIQIKDLHKYFGDLEVLKGINLNIEMGEVVVIIGASGSGKSTLLRCINKLEEITSGQIIVDGEDINGKNVNINEIRAETGMVFQQFNLFPHKTVLENVTLGPVKVRGVSKAEAKKTDLELLKKVGLSDKADAYPAQLSGGQMQRVAIARSLALNPKVMLFDEPTSALDPELVGEVLEVMKQLANEGMTMIVVSHEMGFAREVADRVIFIDKGVIEEEGPPEQIFDNPQNERTKAFLAKVK from the coding sequence ATGATAATTCAAATAAAAGACTTACATAAATATTTCGGTGATTTGGAAGTTTTAAAGGGTATAAATCTGAATATTGAAATGGGAGAAGTCGTTGTCATAATAGGTGCAAGCGGCTCCGGAAAAAGTACGCTTTTAAGATGTATTAATAAGCTGGAAGAGATAACCTCCGGACAGATAATTGTGGACGGCGAAGACATCAACGGGAAAAATGTTAATATCAATGAAATCAGAGCTGAAACAGGAATGGTTTTTCAGCAATTCAACCTTTTCCCCCATAAAACTGTACTGGAAAATGTTACTCTCGGTCCTGTAAAAGTAAGGGGGGTCAGTAAAGCAGAAGCAAAAAAAACCGATCTCGAACTTTTGAAAAAAGTGGGGCTTTCGGATAAAGCCGATGCTTACCCGGCTCAACTGAGCGGCGGACAGATGCAAAGAGTGGCAATAGCCAGATCATTGGCGCTAAACCCAAAAGTGATGCTTTTTGACGAACCGACCAGTGCACTGGACCCGGAACTGGTGGGAGAAGTTCTGGAAGTAATGAAACAGCTGGCAAATGAAGGAATGACAATGATTGTGGTATCCCATGAGATGGGTTTTGCCAGAGAGGTTGCCGACAGGGTAATTTTTATAGACAAAGGTGTTATCGAAGAGGAAGGACCTCCTGAACAGATATTTGACAACCCTCAAAATGAAAGAACAAAAGCCTTTCTCGCAAAAGTCAAATGA
- a CDS encoding ABC transporter permease subunit (The N-terminal region of this protein, as described by TIGR01726, is a three transmembrane segment that identifies a subfamily of ABC transporter permease subunits, which specificities that include histidine, arginine, glutamine, glutamate, L-cystine (sic), the opines (in Agrobacterium) octopine and nopaline, etc.): MTDFDFKTNVIWESLPILMDGLKLTVIITASGLLIGFFLGAIFGLLKLLKFKPLRYIANVYIETIRGTPIMVQVMFIYFGLPMALGMRINPLTSAISAIAINSGAYIAEIVRGSVQSIDKGQTEAGRSIGLTRMQNMLYVVWPQAFRRMIPPLGNQFIISLKDTSLFVVIGVGELTRTGQEIIATNFRAFEVWTTVAILYLCITFVISKALNLLEYKLGLR, translated from the coding sequence ATGACAGATTTTGATTTTAAGACAAATGTAATATGGGAATCTTTACCCATACTTATGGATGGGCTGAAATTAACCGTTATTATTACTGCAAGCGGCCTTTTGATAGGGTTCTTTCTTGGTGCAATTTTCGGGCTTTTAAAACTGCTCAAGTTCAAACCATTACGTTATATTGCAAATGTATATATAGAAACTATCAGAGGTACACCTATAATGGTGCAGGTAATGTTTATTTATTTCGGACTTCCTATGGCTCTCGGGATGCGCATTAATCCTCTGACTTCAGCTATCTCTGCTATTGCAATTAACTCCGGCGCCTATATAGCGGAAATTGTCAGAGGCTCTGTCCAGTCAATTGACAAAGGGCAGACGGAAGCAGGGCGCTCAATAGGGCTGACAAGAATGCAGAATATGCTGTATGTAGTCTGGCCGCAGGCTTTCAGAAGAATGATACCTCCTCTGGGAAATCAGTTTATTATCAGCCTTAAAGACACATCACTTTTTGTGGTAATCGGCGTTGGTGAGCTGACAAGAACGGGGCAGGAAATCATTGCAACAAATTTCAGGGCTTTTGAAGTATGGACAACCGTTGCCATACTGTATCTGTGCATAACTTTCGTTATAAGCAAAGCACTTAATTTATTGGAATATAAGCTGGGGTTAAGATGA